The Pseudodesulfovibrio sediminis genome includes the window CCTGCATCTCTTCAAACGCATAGCCCGTGGCTCTGGATGCCGCGCCATTGGCTGTGATCAGCGCCCCGCTCTTTCGATCAATGAGCACGATCGGGTCCTGGGCACCGTCGAAAACACTCCGGTACTGTTTCTCGCTCTCAACCAGCCTGTTCTCGTCCTGTTCAAAGGAGGTCACATCCCGCATTCGAATCACAAAACCAACAAGCTCATCGTCCAGAGGTATGGGTTTAATGCGGACTTCAACATCGCCCATGGCCCGTTTTTCCTGAAACCGAAACGCCTTGCCGTTGGCTCTGACCTTGGCAATGCCCGCGGCATGCGTCTTGACCGATGGTCCCGAAAGAATGGACAAATAGGGCCTGCCGACCAATCGGACATGCTGGCTGTCAATAAAAGGAATAGGGTCGCCACCGGTGTCCATGACGATGGCATCACTGTCCAGCAGGAAGTATCCGCCGTCATCCGCCTCGAAAACGGTTGAAACGACACTGTTTGCACGAGCGATTTCTTTGGCCTGAACAGCCTGGGCAACAAGGAGCCTGCCGACGGCAACACCTTCTGCGGCTATCATTTCAAGTCGATTCCGATCTACGGGCAACTTAATGTAGGTCAGTGCACCGCTCTCCCTGACAGCGTCTACCGGGGCAGCGCAGGATTGCGCCACCACCAGGACAAAGGGGACAGCTTTTCCGTCAAAGGCGAACGTCCCGGAATCCCCGTTGAGCAGCGCTTCTGCCACAAAGACCAGATCCGTCTCCTGCCGGGCAAGAAAAGCCGAAGCCGAAGCCATGCTGGAAGCGGTCTCCACGCGATATCCCTTTGCAGAGAGAATATCCTGGATCACGGTGCGTATTGAATCGTCGCTGTCGACAACAAGAATGGTCGAATTCACCTCAGTTTTCTCCTGTTCCGTTCCATACATCAGTTGGGATATGAAAACCAGCCCCGCATATGGTGACAACCGATTTTACTACCCCTTTTTATCATTTGTGTGTATTGGGAGAAGTATGGGGGATACCTTTCCATTTTATAAGGAGGATATATGTCAACATTTACTGAAGCCGATCTGCCTCTGGATGTTCATCATGGTGAACTGATTTCCCTTGCCGACGGAACAACCGTTCGCTTCGAATCCAATGGGGAAGCCAAGGACATCATGGTCAACGACGGATTCAACGCGGCCTGTACCCTGTTCCCTGGCAACGACTTCACAGTCCAGACCAGCTCCGGCAACTACAAGGTCACCTGTGAATTCGGCGACTCAATGCATATTGAGAAAATCTAAACCCCGGCCGCGTTCGACTCCCAAAGGAGCTGAACGCGGCTCAACGGCACACGGAAGAGCCCTGTAAATAAAATCAGCCCCTTTACTTTTTCAAGCGAACAGGTAAATTAGCCTCGATAATCAAACCTAACCGTTCATACTGTCAGAGGTTTTCAGCTCTACCGACGACACAAAGAGAGAGAGAAAGGGTGAATATGGCCAAAATACTGATTGCCGAAGACGACAAAATCTCGCAACGAGTCGCAGTCAAAATTGTTGAAGAACTCGGACACATAGCCATTGTCAGCCCTCACGGCAAACACGCCTATGAGACCCTCATGTCCAATGACATTGACCTGCTCCTCACCGACATCATGATGCCGGAGATGGACGGCCAACAGCTTATCAAGACCCTTCGTGGCGATCTCAAGTTCATGGATCTGCCCATCATAATCATGTCGGCAGTCGTCGGGATTGGCGAAATATCCAACCTGCTCAAACTCGGCGCGACCCTGTTCACGGCCAAACCTCTCGACCGCAAGGAACTGCACGGCTACATTTCACGTTGCCTGGACGAATCCCCTCCCAATAATAAACACCACTGAGAGCTGCACCACCAAGGACACCATATGCGCGTACTTATTGCTCACAACAATTTTCCAGCTCAGTTCCGCCATATCGCCGAATTCCTCGGACACCGCAAAGATACCCAGGTAGTTTTTGCCACCAAGACTCTGCGTCGAGAGTGGCATATTCCCGGAATTACCAAGGCCGTCTTCACTCCTGCCAAAGCCGATACGGAACAGGTGCATCCACTTGCCCGCACTGTTGATGTCAACATCAGGGACGGCGCAGCCATGATCAAGCTTTGTCAGGAGCTGAAACGACGCGGTTTCATACCGGACGTGATCCTTGGGCACTCCGGCTGGGGGCAAACACTTTTTTTACGCGACGTTTTTCCGGACGCTCCCCTCATCAGCTATTTTGAATGGTACTACAACGCGGATAGCCCTGAGACCCTTTTTGACGGCAAGCCCCGGTCCGACCTTCGTCTTGCCCAGCTCAGAACCCGCAACACCCCGATCCTGCACGATCTCGTCTCCTGCGATATGGGCATCACCCCGACCGCATGGCAACGCGAACAATTTCCGCAGGAGTTCCAATCCAAGATCACTCCCATTCACGACGGCATCAACACCAAATACTTTGCCCCGCTTCCGGACGGCCCGCTGCCCATAAGCGAACTCAATCTGCCCAACACGGACCTGACCGGCGCCAAGGAGCTGGTGACCTACTGCTCGCGGGGGATGGAACCATACCGGGGATTCCCCCAGTTCTACGAATCACTCCCGGCCATCCTTGACGCCAGACCGGACTGCCACGTGCTTATCGTTGGCGAAGACAGGATCTGCTACAGCCCCCATCCACAAGAAGGCCAATGTCAGTCCTATGTGGAACTGATGAAGAGCAAGGTCGATCTGGACGAGAGCCGCGTCCACTTCACCGGCCCGCTGCCCTATGGCAAATACAAGCAGGTCCTGCACGCGTCATCGGCCCACGTGTATCTGACATGGCCCTTTGTGCTTTCCTGGTCCATGCTTGAAGCCATGTCCTGCGGGTGTCTGCTGGTGGCATCCGACACCGAGCCAGTGCGTGAGGTCATCCGCGACAATGAAAACGGCCTGCTCGTGGACTTCCATTCCCCGGAAAACATAGCCGCCACGACAATCGACGCTCTCAAACGCCAGGAAGAACTCACCCCCATCCGACAGAACGCACGGCAAACCATTCTGGACACCTATTGCCTGACCAAATGCCTGCCAGTGCATCTTAATTTTTTGATCCAGGCCGCCACAAACGGCCAGGAAAATTTCGTCAACCTTTAACATTTAATGGAAAGATCAATGAAACCGACTTTGAAGGCACTTCTGGCCCTCACACTTTTTACGCTGCTGACCGTCTCTTCCACGTTGGCAGCCGACCCCGAAAACACGCTGTACCTGGACCTGAAAGACGGGCAGGTGGTCATTGAACTCCGCCCGGATCTGGCCCCCAAACATGTGGCCCGGATTAAGGAACTGGTGCGCATGAATTTTTATGACGGCATCCTGTTCCACCGTGTCATCGACGGATTCATGGCCCAGACCGGTGACCCCACCGGCACAGGCAGAGGCGGTTCCGGCCAGAACCTGCCTGCCGAATTCTCCCAGGAGCCGTTTAATCGCGGCACAGTGGGCATGGCCCGTGCTCAAAGCCCGGACAGCGGAGACTCCCAGTTCTTTATCTGCTTTGCTCCGTCCCATTTTCTGGACGGCCAATACACTGTCTGGGGACAGGTCGTCAGCGGAATGGAGTTCGTGGACAAGATCAAGAAAGGCATCGGCCAGAGCGGCATGGTCAGTAATCCGGACAAGATCATCACCATGCGCGTGGCGGCTGACGTAGAATAACCTCACCATACCCAACAAAAAAAGGCGCACCGTATATGGCGCGCCTTTTTTTTATTGGTCTCGTTGCGTCTAGTTATCCAGATAGATAAAGCGCTTGATTTTCTGGGTAGGGGTTTTCTCGAACGGTTCGACCTGTTCGATAACCCGGATGATTTTGGCGAATGTGGAAACCTGGCTGTTCACCTTCTGCCGGATGTCCTCCAGTATTTCCTGCACCTTGACCCTTACTTCAGACTCGATCAGTTTTTTGGAAGAGAACAACTCATCCAGGGTTTCATAGTTGAGATGGATGCGGGCCACCACTTGTCCGTTGCGCTCGTACACCATGGATTCAAGCACATGGTCACAGGTGTTAATGATGGACTCCACCTCTTCAGGATAGATATTCTCACCACTGGGACCGATGATCACATTCTTGAGCCGTCCCTTGAGGAAAAGGCAGCCATCCACGATCTTGCCGAGATCGCCGGTCTTGAGCCAGCCGTCTTCGGTGAAGGTTTCCGCCGTATCCATGGGAGCCTTGTAATACTCCAGCATGATATTATCACCCTTTGCCAGCACTTCGCCCTCGCCCGTTTCCGGGTCCGGGTTATCTATCTTGATATGCACCCCGGGAATCTCCGGTCCGATACCACGCAAGGTTTGTTTACCCGGCTCGGTTCCGGCCAGAAGCGGAGCAGCTTCGGTCATGCCGTACCCGAGAGCATAGGGGAAATTGGCGTCCGTAAGGAACGATTCCACATCCGGGGCCAAAGGAGCGCCACCGATACACAGACACCGCAGCTCGCCACCAAAGGCCTCGATAAGCTTGGAGCCGGCCACCTGCGAGAGCTTGCGACGGGTCAGCCCGATTTTCATCAGTCCCCGTGTCATGTTCGACGAATTGAGCTTGCGCTTGATCCGATTCTTGTAAATTTTCTCGATGATAAGCGGTACCACATTCATGATAGTGGGCTTGATCTCCTGCATGGCTGGCAGCAACGTCCTCGGAGTCGGCGGTTTCTCAAGGTAATACACGGAACTGCCGCAATGGGTCGGAATAATGACGCCCAGCGAACACTCATAGGTATGTGCCATTGGGAGAACGGAGATGAAACGGTCCGTTTTGAGAACAGGGATGGCCCTGATACCGTTCTTGCAGTTGGACACCAGGTTCTTGTGGGTCAGCACCACGCCCTTGGAGTGCCCGGTTGTGCCGGACGTATACAGGATGGCGGCCACACTTTCCTCGGTCAGCTCAAAGCTCTTGTCACCCTTGCGATCAATGAACTTGCGCGCGGAATCACTGAGTTTATCCACCTGCTTTCTGGCCGTATCGCTGATCTTGTCCACTTTCTCCCGAGCCAGATCGCTGAGCTTTTCACGAGCGGCCTCACTGAACTGCTCCATGCGCCCCTTTGCCGCCTCGCCCAATTGCTCGAAACGGGCCCTGGCATGTTCAAGCGCCTCGGAATAGGGAGTCGCCGAACCTTCCTCGTTCTCAATGGAAAAATCGTTCATGACCATGATGGTCTTGAGCTTGGGAAAGGCGTCGTCATCCCCTTCGACCTTATGAAGGTATCGCTTGGACGAAACAACCAGCCTGGATTCGGAATGGCGCAGGATGTGGTGCACGGCACTGGGATGAAATTCCTGAAGGATGGGAACGACGATGGCGCCCATGGTGGTGATGGCAAAATACGTGATTGCCCAGTTGGGCATGTTCTCACTGATGATGGCAACCTTGTCACCAGGCTTGACGCCCAATCCCTGAAAGACCGTTTGCAGATCACTGACAAGCTTGGCGTATTCCGCATACGTAATCTTTTCACCGCCCACAATGCCAAGGGCAATCCTGTCCGCATGCTTTTCGATGGACGTATCGAAAAGTTCTTTTAACGTAGTGACTTGGTCGCTCACACACCCTCCCAGATGATAACGCACGATAGAAAAGCGCACCCCCCGTGCGCCCGTCAGGAATACCACGTTATAGAAACGGGTCAAGCATGTGATTTCGGAAACAGGTGGTTGGAAAACACCCTCGACCTACGCCACCGAACTCCGCTGATATGCAGGATTATTTCAGGGCTTCTTCCACCGCTGTCACGGCATGAATCCTACAGGTATCCAGTGTGGGGACATCCGTATCTCCCGGTCGAACCAACAAGCCGATCTCGGTGCAGCCGAGGATGACGGCCTGCGCGCCTTGTGCGGCCATGGCATCAAGGATGCGTAGGTATTCCGTGCGGGAACAGCTACACAACTCGCCCTTGCAGAGTTCATCGAAGATTACCCGGTCCACCAGTTTACGGTCCTCGGCTCCGGGCACGATGACTTCAAGCCCCTGCTCCTCCAACCGTTGAGTATAAAAATCGTCTTCCATGGTGAAGATGGTACCGAGCAGACCGACCTTGGCATACCCCTCTGTCCTGGCCACCTGTGCCGTGGCATCGGCGATATGCACCACCGGAACAGACACCGCGTCCGCAATCTGCGGAGCAACCTTGTGCATGGTGTTGGTGCCAATGACGATCATGTCCGCGCCCCCCTGCTCCAGAGTCCGGGCGGCATCGGCCAGATGGGCGGCTACAGCGTCCCAGTCCTCGTCGACCATGAAATCGCGCAACACCTGAAAATCAACACTGAACAGGAGAATCCTGGCTGAATGCAGCCCGCCGAGGCGCTCTTTGACCGCCTGATTCATCACCTGATAATAACCAACAGTGGATTCCCAGCTCATGCCGCCAAGCAAACCGATGGTCTTCATGTCCGCTCCTTACCCAAAGAAATACCGTCCAGCCGCAACCAGCCCCATACCAAGTGCCACAGTGCCAAAGAACGAGCGGATGCGCCAGGCCAGTAAAAAAGCCGGGATGGCTGCCCACAGGAAATAATTCTCCGACGAAAAATTGAAGGCTGCATCCTTGAGCAGCAGAGACGGAAAAAGCATGGCCGACAACACGGCCACCGGCACAAAGGAGAGCCAACGGATGACCGGCTCGGGCAACCGCTTCGAAGCCAACGCCACAAGGGGGAGCATGCGGGGAATATAGGTCACGGCCAGCATGCCGAGGATGGTGAGAAAAATTATTTCCTGGCCCATGTTTCCACTCCTGCACCAAAGGTTGCGCCGACCACGGTGGCGATGATCACACTCCATTGATCGGCCCCGGCCTGCACGAGCGCGATGGAGACGAATCCGGTGAATCCGGCCACAAGAATATGCAGCTTGTTCTTGGTCTGCATGACCAACAGGGCGATGAACATGGCCGGAAGCGCGTAGTCAATGCCCAGTGGCTCCACGTCGGGGATGGATGAACCCGCCATGAACCCTGCAAAGGAAGCCACGGCCCACGAGGCCTGCGCAATATAGTTGATGCCGAAACAGGTGGTCTTGTTCAGGTCGCCACGGGCAAACCGCGTCGAATGAACGGCAAAGGATTCGTCCGTGACCTGATAGGCAAACAGCGCAAGTTCCCACTTTTTCCATGTCTTGAGATTGGGAGCCAGAGACGCGCTCATGAGCAGATGACGCAGATTGACCACAAAGGTGGTGGCAATGATCGAGAGCGGGCTGACACCGACAGCGAACAACGCCACTGCGATAAGCTGGGCCGATCCGGCATAGACCAGAATCGACATGAGCACGGTGTTGAGCATGGAAAGCCCGGCCTGTTGAGCCAGAACGCCATAGGCCGCGCCCACGGGCAGGTACCCCATGACAATGGGCGCAACCTGTTTGAATGCGGACAACATGGGGGAGGCGGCTTCATCGCCTGTGAGCACATTGGAGGTCATGATAGTTTTCTCTTTGAGCGGTAGTCGGGTCATGGCCCGGTTAATCTGATCAATCCATATCTTGCAGTAAAGCGGAAAAACTGTAATCGGTACAGATACAGTTTTCATTTTTTTGAAGCATAACAGTTTTTTCCGAGGAATAGGATGATGGAGACCTACCGCTATCAGACCGTTGAAAAGCACATCATGACCATGATCCGGTCCGGCGCCTTGAGCCTTGGCAGCAAACTGCCGTCACTGCGCGCACTGGCCAACAACCTCGGTGTGTCCATCTCAACGGTGAATCAGGCGTACATGGAGCTTGAACGCAAGGCGATCATCGAATCCCGCCCCCGGTCCGGCTTTTTTGTCTGCCAAAAGTCCACCCGCCTGCCGCGCACCGAGACCGCGCCCACGCCCATGGAACAACCGCGCCCGGTAACCCGCATCGGCCTCATCCAGACCGTGCTGGAGTCCGTGGGTGCCGAAGACAGGGTCGCCCTGGATGTGGTAGCCCCGGGCCAGGATCTTTTCCCGCTCAAGGAGCTGGGTCGCATAACGGCCTCCATGGTCCGCTCCGAACCGGCCCGCGCCATGGGTTATGCCCCCATCCCCGGAGACTCTCGGCTCATCCATCAAATCGCCTACCGATCCATGGAACTGGGCATACCCGTAAGTCAGAACGACCCGCTCATCACTGCCGGGTGCATGGAGGCCCTCTACCTCTCTCTCCGGTCCGTGTGCCGCCGTGGCGATACAGTGCTAATCCAATCCCCCACCTATTATTGTTTCCTGCAACTGTTGGAAACGCTGGGTTTGAGAACAATAGAAGTGCCATCCGACCCTGAACACGGCGTGACCCCCGCCCGTTTGGACCACGCCCTGCGCACCTTTGATGTGGCGGCCTGTGTCCTCGCTCCCAACTTCAACAACCCGGATTCCAGCCTGACGCATGATAATGCCAAACAGGAGATCGTAACCATGCTGGCCGATCGGGATATCCCGCTCATTGAGGACGATGTCTCCACAGACCTCCACTTCGCTCCCAAACGACCGGGAACATACAAGCAGTTCGACAAAAAAGGGCTGGTTCTGCTTTGTTCTTCCTTCTCAAAGAGCATAGCGCCCGGATACCGGGTGGGCTGGATGCTGCCAGGCAGATTCCGGCAGAAAGCGCTTGAGATCAAGGCCACCACCAATGTCTCCACATCGGCTCCGGCACAGATGGCCATTGCCGAATTCCTGCGCCAGGGGCGCATGGAACGTCACCTGAAAAAACTGCGGACCGCCCTTGAGCACCAGATGGACACCATGCAACTCCACCTCGGCCGATTTTTCCCGGAGGGCACCAAGGTCACGCATCCGACCGGCGGCGCCGTGCTCTGGCTGGAGTTGCCCAAAACAGTGGATGCCGTGGAGCTGTTCTTCCAGGCCCGGGCCAAGAATATCGGTATCGCCCCCGGAGCCATCTTCTCCACCCAGGATAAATTCTCCAATTACATCCGGCTGACGTACGGCTCACCGTGGACCGACGAGGTAGAGAAAGGCGTGCGCACACTGGGCACTCTCGCTCATGGACTCTGCTGATCTTTTTGACTTTACCTTAGAGAAAGACAGGCGTAGTTTTCCGCTTCTGAGAGAAACACCATGCCTGAAATCGACCAGAAACAACGGACATACGGATTCATTGCCGCGCTGACAGCCTTTTTCCTGTGGGGGCTTCTGCCCATCTACTGGAAGTCGCTTCTCGTGGTGAACCCTTTTGAGATACTCTGTCACCGCATTGTCTGGTCATTGGCCTTCATCGCCGTTGTCCTGACCTTCATGAAAGGCTGGAGCGCGGCAATCGCGCCCATGAAGTCGGCAAAAAGCCTGGGCATTCTCATCCTGAGCAGTCTCATGATCGGCACCAACTGGCTGCTGTATATCTGGGCTGTGAACACCAACCATGTTCTGGAGACGAGCCTCGGCTATTACATCAACCCGCTGGTCAACGTGCTGCTCGGCTTCCTCTTTTTCAAGGAACGCCTCAAGCCACTGCAACTGGTCGCTATCGGACTGGCCGCTCTCGGTGTGGTCAACTCCGTGATCAGTTACGGCGAGCTGCCCTGGATATCCCTGGTCCTTGCTGTCAGCTTCGGCTTTTACGGGCTGCTGCGCAAGATTGCCGCCGTGGAGTCCCTGCCCGGCCTCTTTTTCGAGACACTGGTCCTCGCTCCCATCGCCCTGGGCTATATTATCAAGCTGCAAATGGAAGGGAGTTCGGCACTCTTCACGGTGTCGCCGCATATCGACTTCCTGCTCATCGGGGCCGGTGCCGCCACATCCATTCCGCTTATCGGCTTCGCCTATGGCGCACGCCGCCTGCAGCTCACCACTCTGGGGTTGCTGCAATACCTCGCGCCAACCATCGCCTTTTGTCTCGGGGTCTTCGTCTATCACGAGCCTTTCTCGGTCAGCCATCTGATCACCTTTGCCCTGATCTGGACAGGACTGGCCGTCTACACGGCCGATTCCCTGTGGACCATGCGCAAACACCGACGCCACACCTCCAGCTGATCCTTGCTCAAACCGCTCCTGCGTCGCATTGACACAACTCAAATCATCGTTTATCGTCGATCAACGATTAATACATCATGGAGCTTCTCATCAATGCACCAGCCAATAAAACCGCTTGACGAAACGTTTCTGGCGGATATCTGCAAGGCCTTATCCCATCCCGCACGCATCCGCATCCTCAAGCACCTCCTGGCTGAGGAAGGATGTATCTGTGGCCGCATCGTGGAGATCATGCCTCTGGCGCAGTCCACAGTCAGCCAGCATCTGAAGATCCTCAAGGAGACCGGACTGGTGCGTGGAGAAGTGGATGGACCGAAGACATGCTATTGCGTTGACCGGAAAAAACTCGCAAAATTCAACGGCCTCATGGAAAACCTGCTGGCCGATACCGATGCACAGGAAGTCGCATGAACGATTTTAAAACCCTCAAGGAACTCAATCTCGAACCACTGGAGATAATGGCTCCGGCCTTTCCTCCAGACCCGGCGGAAGACGACGCACCCTGTTGAGGACCTAAACCTGACCCCCGTGCCGGGGTCCACGAAAAACCCGGATATTCCATGGAGCCGTATGTCGACGGATTCGTTGACACGCCTGTCGGCTTCATTCCCCGCGTCCGCACATCGCTGCTCGCCAGCGACTGGCTCGGTGTGGCCGGAGCCAGGATCGGATTCACCCGCGCCAATTACAAGGTGGTGCCGGGG containing:
- a CDS encoding AzlD domain-containing protein, whose translation is MGQEIIFLTILGMLAVTYIPRMLPLVALASKRLPEPVIRWLSFVPVAVLSAMLFPSLLLKDAAFNFSSENYFLWAAIPAFLLAWRIRSFFGTVALGMGLVAAGRYFFG
- a CDS encoding ArsR/SmtB family transcription factor; translated protein: MHQPIKPLDETFLADICKALSHPARIRILKHLLAEEGCICGRIVEIMPLAQSTVSQHLKILKETGLVRGEVDGPKTCYCVDRKKLAKFNGLMENLLADTDAQEVA
- a CDS encoding glycosyltransferase; this translates as MRVLIAHNNFPAQFRHIAEFLGHRKDTQVVFATKTLRREWHIPGITKAVFTPAKADTEQVHPLARTVDVNIRDGAAMIKLCQELKRRGFIPDVILGHSGWGQTLFLRDVFPDAPLISYFEWYYNADSPETLFDGKPRSDLRLAQLRTRNTPILHDLVSCDMGITPTAWQREQFPQEFQSKITPIHDGINTKYFAPLPDGPLPISELNLPNTDLTGAKELVTYCSRGMEPYRGFPQFYESLPAILDARPDCHVLIVGEDRICYSPHPQEGQCQSYVELMKSKVDLDESRVHFTGPLPYGKYKQVLHASSAHVYLTWPFVLSWSMLEAMSCGCLLVASDTEPVREVIRDNENGLLVDFHSPENIAATTIDALKRQEELTPIRQNARQTILDTYCLTKCLPVHLNFLIQAATNGQENFVNL
- the rarD gene encoding EamA family transporter RarD, whose translation is MPEIDQKQRTYGFIAALTAFFLWGLLPIYWKSLLVVNPFEILCHRIVWSLAFIAVVLTFMKGWSAAIAPMKSAKSLGILILSSLMIGTNWLLYIWAVNTNHVLETSLGYYINPLVNVLLGFLFFKERLKPLQLVAIGLAALGVVNSVISYGELPWISLVLAVSFGFYGLLRKIAAVESLPGLFFETLVLAPIALGYIIKLQMEGSSALFTVSPHIDFLLIGAGAATSIPLIGFAYGARRLQLTTLGLLQYLAPTIAFCLGVFVYHEPFSVSHLITFALIWTGLAVYTADSLWTMRKHRRHTSS
- a CDS encoding response regulator; translation: MAKILIAEDDKISQRVAVKIVEELGHIAIVSPHGKHAYETLMSNDIDLLLTDIMMPEMDGQQLIKTLRGDLKFMDLPIIIMSAVVGIGEISNLLKLGATLFTAKPLDRKELHGYISRCLDESPPNNKHH
- a CDS encoding peptidylprolyl isomerase, whose protein sequence is MKPTLKALLALTLFTLLTVSSTLAADPENTLYLDLKDGQVVIELRPDLAPKHVARIKELVRMNFYDGILFHRVIDGFMAQTGDPTGTGRGGSGQNLPAEFSQEPFNRGTVGMARAQSPDSGDSQFFICFAPSHFLDGQYTVWGQVVSGMEFVDKIKKGIGQSGMVSNPDKIITMRVAADVE
- a CDS encoding PLP-dependent aminotransferase family protein, with protein sequence METYRYQTVEKHIMTMIRSGALSLGSKLPSLRALANNLGVSISTVNQAYMELERKAIIESRPRSGFFVCQKSTRLPRTETAPTPMEQPRPVTRIGLIQTVLESVGAEDRVALDVVAPGQDLFPLKELGRITASMVRSEPARAMGYAPIPGDSRLIHQIAYRSMELGIPVSQNDPLITAGCMEALYLSLRSVCRRGDTVLIQSPTYYCFLQLLETLGLRTIEVPSDPEHGVTPARLDHALRTFDVAACVLAPNFNNPDSSLTHDNAKQEIVTMLADRDIPLIEDDVSTDLHFAPKRPGTYKQFDKKGLVLLCSSFSKSIAPGYRVGWMLPGRFRQKALEIKATTNVSTSAPAQMAIAEFLRQGRMERHLKKLRTALEHQMDTMQLHLGRFFPEGTKVTHPTGGAVLWLELPKTVDAVELFFQARAKNIGIAPGAIFSTQDKFSNYIRLTYGSPWTDEVEKGVRTLGTLAHGLC
- a CDS encoding AzlC family ABC transporter permease: MTSNVLTGDEAASPMLSAFKQVAPIVMGYLPVGAAYGVLAQQAGLSMLNTVLMSILVYAGSAQLIAVALFAVGVSPLSIIATTFVVNLRHLLMSASLAPNLKTWKKWELALFAYQVTDESFAVHSTRFARGDLNKTTCFGINYIAQASWAVASFAGFMAGSSIPDVEPLGIDYALPAMFIALLVMQTKNKLHILVAGFTGFVSIALVQAGADQWSVIIATVVGATFGAGVETWARK
- a CDS encoding AMP-binding protein: MSDQVTTLKELFDTSIEKHADRIALGIVGGEKITYAEYAKLVSDLQTVFQGLGVKPGDKVAIISENMPNWAITYFAITTMGAIVVPILQEFHPSAVHHILRHSESRLVVSSKRYLHKVEGDDDAFPKLKTIMVMNDFSIENEEGSATPYSEALEHARARFEQLGEAAKGRMEQFSEAAREKLSDLAREKVDKISDTARKQVDKLSDSARKFIDRKGDKSFELTEESVAAILYTSGTTGHSKGVVLTHKNLVSNCKNGIRAIPVLKTDRFISVLPMAHTYECSLGVIIPTHCGSSVYYLEKPPTPRTLLPAMQEIKPTIMNVVPLIIEKIYKNRIKRKLNSSNMTRGLMKIGLTRRKLSQVAGSKLIEAFGGELRCLCIGGAPLAPDVESFLTDANFPYALGYGMTEAAPLLAGTEPGKQTLRGIGPEIPGVHIKIDNPDPETGEGEVLAKGDNIMLEYYKAPMDTAETFTEDGWLKTGDLGKIVDGCLFLKGRLKNVIIGPSGENIYPEEVESIINTCDHVLESMVYERNGQVVARIHLNYETLDELFSSKKLIESEVRVKVQEILEDIRQKVNSQVSTFAKIIRVIEQVEPFEKTPTQKIKRFIYLDN
- a CDS encoding aspartate/glutamate racemase family protein — its product is MKTIGLLGGMSWESTVGYYQVMNQAVKERLGGLHSARILLFSVDFQVLRDFMVDEDWDAVAAHLADAARTLEQGGADMIVIGTNTMHKVAPQIADAVSVPVVHIADATAQVARTEGYAKVGLLGTIFTMEDDFYTQRLEEQGLEVIVPGAEDRKLVDRVIFDELCKGELCSCSRTEYLRILDAMAAQGAQAVILGCTEIGLLVRPGDTDVPTLDTCRIHAVTAVEEALK